The following coding sequences lie in one Arabidopsis thaliana chromosome 3, partial sequence genomic window:
- a CDS encoding Protein kinase superfamily protein (Protein kinase superfamily protein; FUNCTIONS IN: protein kinase activity, ATP binding; INVOLVED IN: protein amino acid phosphorylation; EXPRESSED IN: 6 plant structures; EXPRESSED DURING: 4 anthesis, petal differentiation and expansion stage; CONTAINS InterPro DOMAIN/s: Protein kinase, catalytic domain (InterPro:IPR000719), Serine-threonine/tyrosine-protein kinase (InterPro:IPR001245), Protein kinase-like domain (InterPro:IPR011009); BEST Arabidopsis thaliana protein match is: Protein kinase superfamily protein (TAIR:AT3G57740.1); Has 35333 Blast hits to 34131 proteins in 2444 species: Archae - 798; Bacteria - 22429; Metazoa - 974; Fungi - 991; Plants - 531; Viruses - 0; Other Eukaryotes - 9610 (source: NCBI BLink).), whose product MDWLRTKRIRAKKRKRNVKENGEVVLKELIECCDGKCNPIKNFSYDQIIKATNNFCQSNRASRIDVYYRCYKGMLDDRPVLIKKGKYTLDMKEICRDIAISSMVSGHKNFLKLLGCCLEFTPPVLVFEYAEVITLGPLLTSHPGYLRRIKIAREVANALTYLHTAFSRVFIHSNLDPFTIFLDGNGVAKLGNFCNCITIPEGETFVHDDTLQKYHELRHNTLKGTHGLGVCNLPVIDPDYKSTGKVTTKTDMHSFGGFMLALVQIREVDDELSLSSDMLRALADLFIKPYDDVRYVHFPLHHHVSKILRKFGYAEVVDSDMSEVAAWPIKAFLRLALRCIGCKLGDPLSSMIQVTKELRLIEKSAYYPSNNRSQMSSI is encoded by the coding sequence ATGGATTGGTTgagaacaaaaagaatcagagccaagaaaaggaagaggaaTGTCAAAGAGAATGGCGAGGTTGTTCTAAAAGAGCTCATTGAATGTTGTGATGGAAAATGCAATCCTATCAAGAACTTCTCTTACGACCAGATCATCAAAGCAACAAATAACTTCTGCCAAAGTAACCGTGCTTCTCGGATTGATGTTTATTACCGTTGCTATAAAGGCATGCTTGATGACCGGCCAGTGCTCATCAAGAAAGGGAAATACACACTTGATATGAAAGAGATTTGTCGCGACATAGCTATCTCATCGATGGTTAGTGGTCATAAGAACTTCCTCAAACTATTGGGATGTTGTCTTGAGTTCACTCCTCCTGTCTTAGTTTTTGAGTATGCAGAGGTTATAACTCTTGGTCCATTGCTTACATCTCATCCGGGATATCTGAGGAGGATAAAGATAGCAAGAGAGGTCGCAAATGCTTTGACTTACCTTCACACAGCATTCTCAAGAGTTTTCATCCATTCGAATCTAGATCCTTTCACCATTTTCTTAGATGGAAATGGGGTCGCAAAGCTCGGGAATTTCTGCAACTGTATCACAATTCCAGAAGGAGAGACATTTGTTCATGATGATACATTACAGAAATACCATGAGTTGAGGCATAATACATTAAAGGGGACACATGGGCTTGGTGTATGTAACTTACCGGTCATTGATCCCGACTACAAATCAACCGGTAAAGTCACGACAAAGACTGATATGCACAGCTTTGGAGGATTCATGCTAGCTCTTGTGCAGATAAGGGAAGTTGATGATGAGCTATCTCTATCTTCGGATATGCTGAGAGCATTAGCTGACTTGTTCATCAAACCTTATGATGATGTTCGCTATGTTCACTTCCCGCTTCACCATCATGTTTCTAAGATACTGAGGAAGTTTGGGTATGCAGAGGTTGTAGATTCAGATATGAGCGAGGTAGCTGCTTGGCCAATTAAAGCCTTTCTTAGATTAGCGTTGAGATGCATTGGATGCAAGTTGGGAGACCCGTTGAGTAGCATGATTCAAGTGACGAAAGAGCTCAGGCTGATTGAGAAATCTGCATATTATCCATCAAACAACAGATCACAGATGAGCTCCATATGA
- a CDS encoding Protein kinase superfamily protein (Protein kinase superfamily protein; FUNCTIONS IN: protein serine/threonine kinase activity, protein kinase activity, kinase activity, ATP binding; INVOLVED IN: protein amino acid phosphorylation; LOCATED IN: cellular_component unknown; EXPRESSED IN: shoot, stem; CONTAINS InterPro DOMAIN/s: Protein kinase, catalytic domain (InterPro:IPR000719), Tyrosine-protein kinase, catalytic domain (InterPro:IPR020635), Serine/threonine-protein kinase-like domain (InterPro:IPR017442), Serine/threonine-protein kinase, active site (InterPro:IPR008271), Protein kinase-like domain (InterPro:IPR011009); BEST Arabidopsis thaliana protein match is: Protein kinase superfamily protein (TAIR:AT3G57700.1); Has 31980 Blast hits to 31686 proteins in 859 species: Archae - 12; Bacteria - 542; Metazoa - 6797; Fungi - 843; Plants - 21680; Viruses - 85; Other Eukaryotes - 2021 (source: NCBI BLink).), whose translation MAHISDIKLIRTDTTLDLSQKAEKGMIWTMGGASYLYYNAYDHGSLTCRCGTLLIASSGGKYNPIRTFSSHQILEATNNFDWSYAIGVDRFVWYKGTIENRAVLIKYYKGEPFNFDPDNFYRDIAVSSMMSSHKNVLKLLGCCLEFPRPVLVCEYPEKGALAYIGGAGEVIKPLAWSVRLKIAKEIADAVTYLHTEFPRTIIHRDLKLTNIFLDENWTAKLSSFSLSIPIPEGELGVEDIVCGTQGFGEPHYMENMDSIKNRLMVTVIT comes from the exons ATGGCCCACATATCAGATATTAAACTGATAAGAACAGATACTACACTTGATCTTAGCCAAAAGGCCGAGAAAGGTATGATTTGGACGATGGGCGGAGCTTCTTATTTATACTACAATGCTTATGACCACGGCTCTCTAACTTGTCGATGTGGGACTTTACTCATTGCATCGTCAGGAGGTAAATACAATCCCATCCGTACGTTTTCTTCTCACCAAATCCTTGAAGCTACAAACAACTTCGACTGGAGCTATGCAATCGGTGTAGACAGATTCGTGTGGTACAAAGGTACGATTGAAAACAGAGCCGTGCTGATCAAGTACTATAAAGGTGAACCCTTTAACTTTGACCCTGACAACTTTTACCGTGATATTGCGGTTTCATCGATGATGAGCAGCCATAAGAATGTTCTCAAGCTCTTGGGGTGTTGTCTAGAGTTTCCTCGTCCGGTTCTCGTGTGTGAATACCCAGAAAAGGGAGCTCTTGCCTATATAGGAGGTGCGGGGGAGGTAATCAAGCCATTGGCTTGGAGTGTAAGATTGAAGATCGCTAAGGAGATTGCAGATGCTGTAACGTATCTGCATACTGAATTCCCTAGGACTATAATCCATAGGGATTTAAAGcttacaaatattttcttggaCGAGAATTGGACCGCTAAGCTCTCTTCTTTCAGCCTCAGCATACCAATTCCAGAGGGAGAGTTGGGGGTAGAAGATATCGTTTGCGGGACACAAGGCTTTGGAGAGCCCCACTATATG GAAAACATGGATTCTATCAAGAACCGGCTAATGGTGACAGTTATAACATGA